Proteins co-encoded in one Callospermophilus lateralis isolate mCalLat2 chromosome 2, mCalLat2.hap1, whole genome shotgun sequence genomic window:
- the Inpp5e gene encoding phosphatidylinositol polyphosphate 5-phosphatase type IV isoform X2: MPTKATCLRHTEAPGQLEARMLKGRLPGANKDLLPSPGALPTPHCQDPEKNPVPSFSDPAKISSEDPQARAKPTTPQPPTRPRLERTLSLDDKGWRRRRFPRSQEDLPTQGGTSPYKGSEQDMAPQAPAHSCPPPCLSTSLQEIPKPRRAVGSEGGSPSSWGNCLSGMISTSLELLHREAAPAGSSPRLATLCPPHPPPTPDLNVASNSPRMANKVDSEHADHKHHTQPRLVRAHSSLGPSRPRSPLACDTHSLHSAKSSFSLLAPIRTKDVRSRSYLEGSLLASGALLGADELAQYFPDRNMALFVATWNMQGQKELPPSLNEFLLPTEADYTQDLYVIGVQEGCSDRREWETRLQETLGPRYVLLSSAAHGVLYVSLFIRRDLIWFCSEVECSTVTTRIVSQIKTKGALGVSFTFFGTSFLFITSHFTSGDGKVAERLLDYTRTIQALALPRNVPDTNPYRSSAADVTTRFDEVFWFGDFNFRLSGGRTAVEAILKQGLDVDVPALLQHDQLIQEMKKGSIFKGFQEPDIHFLPSYKFDIGKDTYDSTSKQRTPSYTDRVLYRSRHKGDICPVKYSSCPGIKTSDHRPVYGLFRVKVRPGRDKTKEREEEALGVKSSRFAAVSPSGPQGEAEPALKGSVAGGLVLGGRIPQHSTSCWQV, translated from the exons ATGCCGACCAAGGCCACGTGCCTGCGTCACACAGAGGCTCCTGGGCAGCTGGAAGCCAGAATGCTCAAGGGACGGCTTCCCGGAGCAAACAAAGACCTCCTCCCAAGCCCTGGGGCCCTGCCCACTCCCCACTGCCAGGACCCTGAGAAGAACCCCGTGCCTTCTTTCAGCGATCCGGCAAAAATCAGCAGTGAGGACCCCCAAGCCCGGGCAAAACCCACCACCCCTCAGCCCCCCACGAGGCCCAGGCTAGAGCGGACCCTGTCCCTAGATGATAAGGGCTGGAGAAGGAGGCGCTTTCCGCGGAGCCAGGAGGACCTGCCCACCCAGGGTGGGACCAGCCCCTACAAGGGCTCTGAGCAGGACATGGCCCCCCAGGCCCCGGCCCACAGTTGCCCCCCACCCTGCCTGAGCACATCTTTGCAGGAGATCCCCAAGCCCCGCAGGGCTGTGGGCAGCGAGGGTGGGAGCCCCTCTTCATGGGGTAACTGTCTCTCTGGAATGATCAGCACCTCCCTGGAGTTGCTGCACAGGGAGGCTGCCCCAGCTGGGAGCTCCCCGAGGCTGGCCACCCTGTGTCCCCCTCACCCGCCACCCACCCCGGATCTGAACGTGGCCTCCAACTCCCCAAGGATGGCAAACAAGGTTGACTCCGAGCATGCCGACCACAAGCACCACACACAGCCCAGGCTGGTACGGGCCCACAGCAGCCTGGGCCCCAGCCGGCCACGGAGCCCCCTGGCCTGTGACACCCACTCCCTTCATTCGGCCAAGTCTTCCTTCAGCCTCCTGGCGCCCATCCGCACCAAGGACGTCCGGAGCAG GAGCTACCTGGAGGGGAGTCTCCTGGCCAGTGGGGCCCTGCTAGGGGCAGATGAGCTGGCCCAGTACTTCCCAGACCGGAACATGGCCCTCTTTGTGGCCACCTGGAACATGCAGGGCCAGAAG GAGCTCCCGCCAAGCCTGAATGAGTTCCTGCTGCCCACCGAGGCCGACTACACCCAGGACTTGTATGTCATCGGGGTGCAGGAGGGCTGCTCTGACAG GCGGGAGTGGGAGACACGCCTTCAGGAGACACTGGGCCCCCGCTATGTGCTGCTGTCCTCGGCAGCCCACGGGGTTCTGTATGTGTCCTTGTTCATCCGCAGGGACCTCATCTGGTTCTGCTCAG AGGTGGAGTGCTCCACGGTGACAACGCGCATTGTGTCCCAGATCAAGACCAAGGGGGCCCTGGGCGTCAGCTTCACCTTCTTCGGCACCTCCTTCCTCTTCATCACGTCCCACTTTACCT CTGGTGATGGGAAGGTGGCGGAGCGGCTGCTGGACTACACCAGAACCATCCAAGCCCTGGCTCTGCCTAGGAACGTACCAGACACCAACCCCTACCGTTCCAGTGCAG CGGATGTCACCACCCGGTTCGATGAGGTGTTCTGGTTTGGAGACTTTAACTTCCGCCTGAGTGGTGGACGCACGGCTGTGGAGGCCATCCTGAAGCAGGGCCTGGATGTGGATGTGCCGGCACTGCTGCAGCATGACCAGCTCATCCAGGAGATGAAGAAAG GGTCCATCTTCAAGGGCTTCCAGGAGCCGGACATCCACTTCCTCCCATCATACAAGTTTGACATTGGGAAGGACACCTATGACAGCACCTCCAAACAGAGGACCCCCTCCTACACG GACCGGGTCTTGTACAGAAGCCGCCATAAGGGCGACATCTGTCCTGTGAAGTACTCTTCCTGCCCTGGGATTAAGACATCTGACCACCGCCCTGTCTATGGCCTTTTCCGGGTGAAAGTGAGGCCTGGCCGAGACAA GACCAAGGAAAGGGAAGAGGAGGCTTTAGGAGTGAAGTCTTCCAGATTCGCTGCTGTCTCTCCCAGTGGGCCCCAGGGAGAAGCAGAGCCAGCCCTGAAGGGCAGTGTGGCTGGCGGCCTGGTGCTTGGAGGCCGTATCCCTCAG CATTCCACTAGCTGCTGGCAAGTTTGA
- the Inpp5e gene encoding phosphatidylinositol polyphosphate 5-phosphatase type IV isoform X3 codes for MPTKATCLRHTEAPGQLEARMLKGRLPGANKDLLPSPGALPTPHCQDPEKNPVPSFSDPAKISSEDPQARAKPTTPQPPTRPRLERTLSLDDKGWRRRRFPRSQEDLPTQGGTSPYKGSEQDMAPQAPAHSCPPPCLSTSLQEIPKPRRAVGSEGGSPSSWGNCLSGMISTSLELLHREAAPAGSSPRLATLCPPHPPPTPDLNVASNSPRMANKVDSEHADHKHHTQPRLVRAHSSLGPSRPRSPLACDTHSLHSAKSSFSLLAPIRTKDVRSRSYLEGSLLASGALLGADELAQYFPDRNMALFVATWNMQGQKELPPSLNEFLLPTEADYTQDLYVIGVQEGCSDRREWETRLQETLGPRYVLLSSAAHGVLYVSLFIRRDLIWFCSEVECSTVTTRIVSQIKTKGALGVSFTFFGTSFLFITSHFTSGDGKVAERLLDYTRTIQALALPRNVPDTNPYRSSAADVTTRFDEVFWFGDFNFRLSGGRTAVEAILKQGLDVDVPALLQHDQLIQEMKKGSIFKGFQEPDIHFLPSYKFDIGKDTYDSTSKQRTPSYTDRVLYRSRHKGDICPVKYSSCPGIKTSDHRPVYGLFRVKVRPGRDNIPLAAGKFDRELYLIGIKRRISKEIQKQQAIKNQNSSAICTIS; via the exons ATGCCGACCAAGGCCACGTGCCTGCGTCACACAGAGGCTCCTGGGCAGCTGGAAGCCAGAATGCTCAAGGGACGGCTTCCCGGAGCAAACAAAGACCTCCTCCCAAGCCCTGGGGCCCTGCCCACTCCCCACTGCCAGGACCCTGAGAAGAACCCCGTGCCTTCTTTCAGCGATCCGGCAAAAATCAGCAGTGAGGACCCCCAAGCCCGGGCAAAACCCACCACCCCTCAGCCCCCCACGAGGCCCAGGCTAGAGCGGACCCTGTCCCTAGATGATAAGGGCTGGAGAAGGAGGCGCTTTCCGCGGAGCCAGGAGGACCTGCCCACCCAGGGTGGGACCAGCCCCTACAAGGGCTCTGAGCAGGACATGGCCCCCCAGGCCCCGGCCCACAGTTGCCCCCCACCCTGCCTGAGCACATCTTTGCAGGAGATCCCCAAGCCCCGCAGGGCTGTGGGCAGCGAGGGTGGGAGCCCCTCTTCATGGGGTAACTGTCTCTCTGGAATGATCAGCACCTCCCTGGAGTTGCTGCACAGGGAGGCTGCCCCAGCTGGGAGCTCCCCGAGGCTGGCCACCCTGTGTCCCCCTCACCCGCCACCCACCCCGGATCTGAACGTGGCCTCCAACTCCCCAAGGATGGCAAACAAGGTTGACTCCGAGCATGCCGACCACAAGCACCACACACAGCCCAGGCTGGTACGGGCCCACAGCAGCCTGGGCCCCAGCCGGCCACGGAGCCCCCTGGCCTGTGACACCCACTCCCTTCATTCGGCCAAGTCTTCCTTCAGCCTCCTGGCGCCCATCCGCACCAAGGACGTCCGGAGCAG GAGCTACCTGGAGGGGAGTCTCCTGGCCAGTGGGGCCCTGCTAGGGGCAGATGAGCTGGCCCAGTACTTCCCAGACCGGAACATGGCCCTCTTTGTGGCCACCTGGAACATGCAGGGCCAGAAG GAGCTCCCGCCAAGCCTGAATGAGTTCCTGCTGCCCACCGAGGCCGACTACACCCAGGACTTGTATGTCATCGGGGTGCAGGAGGGCTGCTCTGACAG GCGGGAGTGGGAGACACGCCTTCAGGAGACACTGGGCCCCCGCTATGTGCTGCTGTCCTCGGCAGCCCACGGGGTTCTGTATGTGTCCTTGTTCATCCGCAGGGACCTCATCTGGTTCTGCTCAG AGGTGGAGTGCTCCACGGTGACAACGCGCATTGTGTCCCAGATCAAGACCAAGGGGGCCCTGGGCGTCAGCTTCACCTTCTTCGGCACCTCCTTCCTCTTCATCACGTCCCACTTTACCT CTGGTGATGGGAAGGTGGCGGAGCGGCTGCTGGACTACACCAGAACCATCCAAGCCCTGGCTCTGCCTAGGAACGTACCAGACACCAACCCCTACCGTTCCAGTGCAG CGGATGTCACCACCCGGTTCGATGAGGTGTTCTGGTTTGGAGACTTTAACTTCCGCCTGAGTGGTGGACGCACGGCTGTGGAGGCCATCCTGAAGCAGGGCCTGGATGTGGATGTGCCGGCACTGCTGCAGCATGACCAGCTCATCCAGGAGATGAAGAAAG GGTCCATCTTCAAGGGCTTCCAGGAGCCGGACATCCACTTCCTCCCATCATACAAGTTTGACATTGGGAAGGACACCTATGACAGCACCTCCAAACAGAGGACCCCCTCCTACACG GACCGGGTCTTGTACAGAAGCCGCCATAAGGGCGACATCTGTCCTGTGAAGTACTCTTCCTGCCCTGGGATTAAGACATCTGACCACCGCCCTGTCTATGGCCTTTTCCGGGTGAAAGTGAGGCCTGGCCGAGACAA CATTCCACTAGCTGCTGGCAAGTTTGACCGAGAACTGTACTTGATAGGAATTAAAAGACGGATTTCAAAAGAAATTCAGAAGCAGCAAGCAATAAAGAATCagaactccagtgccatctgcacCATTTCCTGA
- the Inpp5e gene encoding phosphatidylinositol polyphosphate 5-phosphatase type IV isoform X4: MPTKATCLRHTEAPGQLEARMLKGRLPGANKDLLPSPGALPTPHCQDPEKNPVPSFSDPAKISSEDPQARAKPTTPQPPTRPRLERTLSLDDKGWRRRRFPRSQEDLPTQGGTSPYKGSEQDMAPQAPAHSCPPPCLSTSLQEIPKPRRAVGSEGGSPSSWGNCLSGMISTSLELLHREAAPAGSSPRLATLCPPHPPPTPDLNVASNSPRMANKVDSEHADHKHHTQPRLVRAHSSLGPSRPRSPLACDTHSLHSAKSSFSLLAPIRTKDVRSRSYLEGSLLASGALLGADELAQYFPDRNMALFVATWNMQGQKELPPSLNEFLLPTEADYTQDLYVIGVQEGCSDRREWETRLQETLGPRYVLLSSAAHGVLYVSLFIRRDLIWFCSEVECSTVTTRIVSQIKTKGALGVSFTFFGTSFLFITSHFTSGDGKVAERLLDYTRTIQALALPRNVPDTNPYRSSAADVTTRFDEVFWFGDFNFRLSGGRTAVEAILKQGLDVDVPALLQHDQLIQEMKKGSIFKGFQEPDIHFLPSYKFDIGKDTYDSTSKQRTPSYTDRVLYRSRHKGDICPVKYSSCPGIKTSDHRPVYGLFRVKVRPGRDKN, encoded by the exons ATGCCGACCAAGGCCACGTGCCTGCGTCACACAGAGGCTCCTGGGCAGCTGGAAGCCAGAATGCTCAAGGGACGGCTTCCCGGAGCAAACAAAGACCTCCTCCCAAGCCCTGGGGCCCTGCCCACTCCCCACTGCCAGGACCCTGAGAAGAACCCCGTGCCTTCTTTCAGCGATCCGGCAAAAATCAGCAGTGAGGACCCCCAAGCCCGGGCAAAACCCACCACCCCTCAGCCCCCCACGAGGCCCAGGCTAGAGCGGACCCTGTCCCTAGATGATAAGGGCTGGAGAAGGAGGCGCTTTCCGCGGAGCCAGGAGGACCTGCCCACCCAGGGTGGGACCAGCCCCTACAAGGGCTCTGAGCAGGACATGGCCCCCCAGGCCCCGGCCCACAGTTGCCCCCCACCCTGCCTGAGCACATCTTTGCAGGAGATCCCCAAGCCCCGCAGGGCTGTGGGCAGCGAGGGTGGGAGCCCCTCTTCATGGGGTAACTGTCTCTCTGGAATGATCAGCACCTCCCTGGAGTTGCTGCACAGGGAGGCTGCCCCAGCTGGGAGCTCCCCGAGGCTGGCCACCCTGTGTCCCCCTCACCCGCCACCCACCCCGGATCTGAACGTGGCCTCCAACTCCCCAAGGATGGCAAACAAGGTTGACTCCGAGCATGCCGACCACAAGCACCACACACAGCCCAGGCTGGTACGGGCCCACAGCAGCCTGGGCCCCAGCCGGCCACGGAGCCCCCTGGCCTGTGACACCCACTCCCTTCATTCGGCCAAGTCTTCCTTCAGCCTCCTGGCGCCCATCCGCACCAAGGACGTCCGGAGCAG GAGCTACCTGGAGGGGAGTCTCCTGGCCAGTGGGGCCCTGCTAGGGGCAGATGAGCTGGCCCAGTACTTCCCAGACCGGAACATGGCCCTCTTTGTGGCCACCTGGAACATGCAGGGCCAGAAG GAGCTCCCGCCAAGCCTGAATGAGTTCCTGCTGCCCACCGAGGCCGACTACACCCAGGACTTGTATGTCATCGGGGTGCAGGAGGGCTGCTCTGACAG GCGGGAGTGGGAGACACGCCTTCAGGAGACACTGGGCCCCCGCTATGTGCTGCTGTCCTCGGCAGCCCACGGGGTTCTGTATGTGTCCTTGTTCATCCGCAGGGACCTCATCTGGTTCTGCTCAG AGGTGGAGTGCTCCACGGTGACAACGCGCATTGTGTCCCAGATCAAGACCAAGGGGGCCCTGGGCGTCAGCTTCACCTTCTTCGGCACCTCCTTCCTCTTCATCACGTCCCACTTTACCT CTGGTGATGGGAAGGTGGCGGAGCGGCTGCTGGACTACACCAGAACCATCCAAGCCCTGGCTCTGCCTAGGAACGTACCAGACACCAACCCCTACCGTTCCAGTGCAG CGGATGTCACCACCCGGTTCGATGAGGTGTTCTGGTTTGGAGACTTTAACTTCCGCCTGAGTGGTGGACGCACGGCTGTGGAGGCCATCCTGAAGCAGGGCCTGGATGTGGATGTGCCGGCACTGCTGCAGCATGACCAGCTCATCCAGGAGATGAAGAAAG GGTCCATCTTCAAGGGCTTCCAGGAGCCGGACATCCACTTCCTCCCATCATACAAGTTTGACATTGGGAAGGACACCTATGACAGCACCTCCAAACAGAGGACCCCCTCCTACACG GACCGGGTCTTGTACAGAAGCCGCCATAAGGGCGACATCTGTCCTGTGAAGTACTCTTCCTGCCCTGGGATTAAGACATCTGACCACCGCCCTGTCTATGGCCTTTTCCGGGTGAAAGTGAGGCCTGGCCGAGACAA GAATTAA
- the Inpp5e gene encoding phosphatidylinositol polyphosphate 5-phosphatase type IV isoform X1, which yields MPTKATCLRHTEAPGQLEARMLKGRLPGANKDLLPSPGALPTPHCQDPEKNPVPSFSDPAKISSEDPQARAKPTTPQPPTRPRLERTLSLDDKGWRRRRFPRSQEDLPTQGGTSPYKGSEQDMAPQAPAHSCPPPCLSTSLQEIPKPRRAVGSEGGSPSSWGNCLSGMISTSLELLHREAAPAGSSPRLATLCPPHPPPTPDLNVASNSPRMANKVDSEHADHKHHTQPRLVRAHSSLGPSRPRSPLACDTHSLHSAKSSFSLLAPIRTKDVRSRSYLEGSLLASGALLGADELAQYFPDRNMALFVATWNMQGQKELPPSLNEFLLPTEADYTQDLYVIGVQEGCSDRREWETRLQETLGPRYVLLSSAAHGVLYVSLFIRRDLIWFCSEVECSTVTTRIVSQIKTKGALGVSFTFFGTSFLFITSHFTSGDGKVAERLLDYTRTIQALALPRNVPDTNPYRSSAADVTTRFDEVFWFGDFNFRLSGGRTAVEAILKQGLDVDVPALLQHDQLIQEMKKGSIFKGFQEPDIHFLPSYKFDIGKDTYDSTSKQRTPSYTDRVLYRSRHKGDICPVKYSSCPGIKTSDHRPVYGLFRVKVRPGRDKTKEREEEALGVKSSRFAAVSPSGPQGEAEPALKGSVAGGLVLGGRIPQVALGLHPGGTLVQDGACARELRHS from the exons ATGCCGACCAAGGCCACGTGCCTGCGTCACACAGAGGCTCCTGGGCAGCTGGAAGCCAGAATGCTCAAGGGACGGCTTCCCGGAGCAAACAAAGACCTCCTCCCAAGCCCTGGGGCCCTGCCCACTCCCCACTGCCAGGACCCTGAGAAGAACCCCGTGCCTTCTTTCAGCGATCCGGCAAAAATCAGCAGTGAGGACCCCCAAGCCCGGGCAAAACCCACCACCCCTCAGCCCCCCACGAGGCCCAGGCTAGAGCGGACCCTGTCCCTAGATGATAAGGGCTGGAGAAGGAGGCGCTTTCCGCGGAGCCAGGAGGACCTGCCCACCCAGGGTGGGACCAGCCCCTACAAGGGCTCTGAGCAGGACATGGCCCCCCAGGCCCCGGCCCACAGTTGCCCCCCACCCTGCCTGAGCACATCTTTGCAGGAGATCCCCAAGCCCCGCAGGGCTGTGGGCAGCGAGGGTGGGAGCCCCTCTTCATGGGGTAACTGTCTCTCTGGAATGATCAGCACCTCCCTGGAGTTGCTGCACAGGGAGGCTGCCCCAGCTGGGAGCTCCCCGAGGCTGGCCACCCTGTGTCCCCCTCACCCGCCACCCACCCCGGATCTGAACGTGGCCTCCAACTCCCCAAGGATGGCAAACAAGGTTGACTCCGAGCATGCCGACCACAAGCACCACACACAGCCCAGGCTGGTACGGGCCCACAGCAGCCTGGGCCCCAGCCGGCCACGGAGCCCCCTGGCCTGTGACACCCACTCCCTTCATTCGGCCAAGTCTTCCTTCAGCCTCCTGGCGCCCATCCGCACCAAGGACGTCCGGAGCAG GAGCTACCTGGAGGGGAGTCTCCTGGCCAGTGGGGCCCTGCTAGGGGCAGATGAGCTGGCCCAGTACTTCCCAGACCGGAACATGGCCCTCTTTGTGGCCACCTGGAACATGCAGGGCCAGAAG GAGCTCCCGCCAAGCCTGAATGAGTTCCTGCTGCCCACCGAGGCCGACTACACCCAGGACTTGTATGTCATCGGGGTGCAGGAGGGCTGCTCTGACAG GCGGGAGTGGGAGACACGCCTTCAGGAGACACTGGGCCCCCGCTATGTGCTGCTGTCCTCGGCAGCCCACGGGGTTCTGTATGTGTCCTTGTTCATCCGCAGGGACCTCATCTGGTTCTGCTCAG AGGTGGAGTGCTCCACGGTGACAACGCGCATTGTGTCCCAGATCAAGACCAAGGGGGCCCTGGGCGTCAGCTTCACCTTCTTCGGCACCTCCTTCCTCTTCATCACGTCCCACTTTACCT CTGGTGATGGGAAGGTGGCGGAGCGGCTGCTGGACTACACCAGAACCATCCAAGCCCTGGCTCTGCCTAGGAACGTACCAGACACCAACCCCTACCGTTCCAGTGCAG CGGATGTCACCACCCGGTTCGATGAGGTGTTCTGGTTTGGAGACTTTAACTTCCGCCTGAGTGGTGGACGCACGGCTGTGGAGGCCATCCTGAAGCAGGGCCTGGATGTGGATGTGCCGGCACTGCTGCAGCATGACCAGCTCATCCAGGAGATGAAGAAAG GGTCCATCTTCAAGGGCTTCCAGGAGCCGGACATCCACTTCCTCCCATCATACAAGTTTGACATTGGGAAGGACACCTATGACAGCACCTCCAAACAGAGGACCCCCTCCTACACG GACCGGGTCTTGTACAGAAGCCGCCATAAGGGCGACATCTGTCCTGTGAAGTACTCTTCCTGCCCTGGGATTAAGACATCTGACCACCGCCCTGTCTATGGCCTTTTCCGGGTGAAAGTGAGGCCTGGCCGAGACAA GACCAAGGAAAGGGAAGAGGAGGCTTTAGGAGTGAAGTCTTCCAGATTCGCTGCTGTCTCTCCCAGTGGGCCCCAGGGAGAAGCAGAGCCAGCCCTGAAGGGCAGTGTGGCTGGCGGCCTGGTGCTTGGAGGCCGTATCCCTCAGGTAGCCCTGGG GCTCCATCCAGGGGGCACCCTGGTCCAGGACGGCGCCTGTGCTAGGGAGCTGAGGCATTCCTAA